The following coding sequences are from one uncultured Cohaesibacter sp. window:
- a CDS encoding NlpC/P60 family protein has translation MLNPSLNAFRPDLADKRLQGQVEAERFVDPTIMRVQLPVAPVKSAPNGMSGLDTQALLGEVVKVFDATEDGWSWVQLQKDGYVGYMPTSALGPFGGQLRDNFLAGTPTHRVTAVRTFVYPGPDLKFPAGAFLSIGAGVILGDEEVTRNTRYRKLLNLVTPTGEPGWIVAQHVSEIDETAADYVSVAEQLIGTPYLWGGKSSLGIDCSGLVQLACEMAGIEMLRDASMQETEAGEALDLSGGMPDLQRGDLLFWPGHVGIMTDPQTLLHANGHHMAVAAEPLDTALDRIKANEFGELRAVRRLTGLSA, from the coding sequence ATGCTCAATCCCTCACTCAATGCCTTCCGTCCCGATCTGGCCGACAAGAGGTTGCAAGGGCAGGTGGAGGCAGAGCGCTTTGTCGACCCGACCATCATGCGGGTGCAGTTGCCCGTCGCTCCCGTCAAGTCCGCCCCCAACGGGATGAGCGGGCTTGATACGCAGGCCCTTTTGGGCGAAGTCGTCAAGGTGTTTGATGCCACGGAGGATGGCTGGAGCTGGGTGCAGCTTCAGAAGGACGGCTATGTCGGCTATATGCCAACCTCGGCCCTCGGCCCGTTTGGCGGTCAGCTGCGCGACAATTTTCTGGCAGGCACACCAACTCACCGGGTCACCGCGGTGCGCACCTTTGTCTATCCCGGCCCGGACCTCAAATTTCCAGCAGGTGCTTTTCTCTCGATCGGGGCTGGCGTCATTCTCGGTGACGAGGAAGTCACTCGCAACACCCGCTATCGCAAGCTGCTCAATCTGGTCACTCCCACGGGTGAACCCGGCTGGATCGTCGCCCAGCATGTCTCCGAAATCGATGAGACCGCAGCCGATTACGTGTCCGTCGCCGAGCAGCTGATTGGCACGCCCTATCTCTGGGGTGGCAAAAGCTCTCTCGGCATCGATTGTTCCGGCCTTGTCCAGCTTGCCTGCGAGATGGCAGGCATCGAGATGTTGCGCGATGCCTCGATGCAGGAGACGGAGGCAGGAGAAGCGCTTGACCTGTCCGGCGGGATGCCGGACTTGCAACGCGGCGACCTTCTGTTCTGGCCCGGCCATGTGGGGATCATGACAGACCCCCAGACGCTACTCCACGCCAATGGCCATCACATGGCTGTCGCCGCAGAGCCACTCGACACCGCTCTCGACCGTATCAAGGCCAATGAGTTTGGTGAGCTGAGAGCGGTTCGGCGTCTGACGGGATTATCCGCCTAA
- a CDS encoding microcin C ABC transporter permease YejB, producing the protein MGAYILRRLLLIIPTLIGIMAINFAVIQFAPGGPVERIIAQVTGTDVSATERISGGSGDFAGTGAGQGTGGGEDISSKYRGAQGLDPEFIKDLEKQFGFDKPPLERFLGMLVDYATFDFGDSYFRDIGVLDLIVEKMPVSISLGLWMTLISYLVSIPLGIRKAVSDGSKFDVWTSAVIIIGYAIPGFLFAVLLVVLFAGGSFFDWFPLRGLVSDNFADLSWWEKILDYFWHLALPLISMALAAFATTTLLTKNSFLDEIRKQYVVTARAKGLTERQVLYGHVFRNAMLIIIAGFPGAFIGAFFGGSLLIETIFSLDGLGLLSFESVINRDYSVVFATLYIFSLMGLLISLVSDITYMLIDPRIDFESREV; encoded by the coding sequence ATGGGCGCTTATATCTTGCGACGTCTCCTGCTGATCATCCCGACCCTCATCGGGATCATGGCAATCAACTTCGCAGTCATCCAGTTCGCTCCCGGCGGACCGGTGGAACGGATCATCGCACAGGTCACCGGCACGGACGTGTCAGCCACCGAGCGCATCTCGGGCGGCAGTGGCGACTTTGCGGGAACTGGCGCTGGTCAGGGCACCGGTGGCGGCGAGGACATCAGCTCGAAATATCGCGGCGCACAGGGACTCGATCCCGAATTCATCAAGGATCTGGAAAAGCAGTTCGGCTTTGACAAGCCGCCGCTTGAGCGCTTCCTCGGAATGCTCGTTGACTATGCCACCTTCGATTTCGGCGACAGTTATTTCCGCGATATCGGCGTGCTCGACCTGATCGTCGAGAAGATGCCCGTTTCCATTTCCCTCGGTCTCTGGATGACGCTGATCTCCTATCTCGTCTCGATCCCCCTCGGCATTCGAAAGGCGGTCTCGGACGGCTCGAAGTTCGATGTCTGGACGTCAGCGGTGATCATCATCGGTTATGCCATTCCGGGCTTCCTGTTTGCCGTGCTGCTGGTGGTGCTGTTCGCCGGTGGCTCCTTCTTCGACTGGTTCCCCCTTCGCGGCCTCGTGTCGGACAATTTCGCCGACCTGAGCTGGTGGGAAAAGATCCTCGACTATTTCTGGCACCTCGCCCTGCCACTCATCTCGATGGCCCTTGCGGCCTTTGCCACGACCACCCTCTTGACCAAGAACTCGTTCCTTGACGAGATCCGCAAGCAATATGTGGTCACCGCGCGGGCCAAGGGCCTCACCGAGCGTCAGGTGCTCTATGGCCATGTGTTCCGCAATGCCATGCTGATCATCATCGCGGGCTTCCCCGGTGCCTTTATCGGGGCCTTCTTTGGCGGCTCGCTGCTGATCGAGACGATTTTCTCGCTCGACGGTCTTGGCCTGCTGTCCTTCGAGAGCGTGATCAACCGGGATTACTCCGTGGTCTTTGCGACCCTTTACATCTTCTCGCTGATGGGGCTTCTGATCAGCCTCGTCTCCGATATCACCTACATGCTCATCGATCCCCGGATCGACTTTGAAAGCCGGGAGGTCTAG
- a CDS encoding ABC transporter permease, with translation MSETTMTKTDKTKKPSFYDRMTPLNQRRWKNFKANRRGYISLYLFALLFFLTLFAELIANDKPLLISYKGELLSPLITDYPETKFGGFLPNTDYRDPFIQDEITSNGWILWAPVRYSYRTVNLDLPTPAPAPPSWMLDKETRCAPFDEGVNDRNCTIGNWNWIGTDDQGRDVLARLIYGFRISVLFGLTLTFFSSIIGVTAGAVQGYFGGLTDLIFQRFIEIWTSVPQLYLLLIIAAIITPSFWILLGILLLFSWVALVGVVRAEFLRARNFEYVSAARALGVSNRTIMMRHLLPNAMVATLTFVPFILNGSITTLTSLDFLGFGLPPGSPSLGELLAQGKKNLEAPWLGITGFLSISIMLSLLIFIGEAVRDAFDPRKTFH, from the coding sequence ATGAGCGAGACCACGATGACCAAGACGGACAAGACGAAAAAGCCGAGCTTCTATGATCGGATGACGCCGCTCAACCAGCGCCGCTGGAAGAATTTCAAGGCCAACCGGCGGGGCTATATCTCGCTCTATCTGTTTGCGCTGCTGTTTTTCCTGACGCTGTTTGCAGAGCTTATCGCCAACGACAAGCCGCTGCTTATCTCCTACAAGGGCGAGCTGCTCTCGCCGCTCATCACCGATTATCCGGAGACCAAGTTCGGCGGCTTCCTGCCCAATACCGACTATCGCGATCCGTTCATTCAGGACGAGATCACCAGCAACGGCTGGATCCTCTGGGCTCCGGTGCGCTACAGCTACCGGACGGTCAATCTCGACCTGCCGACACCGGCCCCGGCCCCGCCGAGCTGGATGCTCGACAAGGAGACGCGCTGTGCGCCGTTTGACGAAGGGGTCAATGACCGCAACTGCACCATCGGCAACTGGAACTGGATCGGCACGGATGATCAGGGGCGCGATGTGCTTGCGCGGCTGATCTATGGCTTCCGCATCTCGGTGCTGTTTGGACTGACGCTTACCTTCTTCTCCTCGATCATCGGGGTAACGGCCGGTGCGGTGCAGGGCTACTTCGGCGGCCTCACGGACCTCATTTTCCAGCGCTTCATCGAGATCTGGACCTCGGTGCCGCAGCTCTATCTGCTGCTGATCATCGCGGCCATCATCACACCGAGCTTCTGGATCCTGCTTGGAATCCTCCTGCTTTTCTCGTGGGTGGCTCTTGTCGGTGTGGTGCGGGCGGAATTCCTGCGCGCGCGAAACTTCGAATATGTGTCGGCGGCGCGGGCGCTCGGGGTCTCCAACCGGACCATCATGATGCGGCATCTGTTGCCCAATGCCATGGTGGCGACGCTGACCTTCGTGCCGTTCATTCTCAATGGCTCGATCACGACGCTGACGTCGCTCGACTTTCTCGGCTTCGGCCTGCCACCCGGCTCGCCGTCGCTCGGGGAGTTGCTGGCGCAGGGCAAGAAGAACCTTGAGGCACCGTGGCTCGGCATCACAGGCTTCCTGTCGATCTCGATCATGCTGAGCCTGCTCATTTTCATCGGCGAAGCGGTGCGCGATGCATTCGATCCGCGCAAGACATTTCACTAG
- a CDS encoding ABC transporter ATP-binding protein, whose protein sequence is MTDLPSSKPLLSVKDLSVAFLQDGEQKLAVDRISFDLKKGETLALVGESGSGKSVSALSILKLLPYPAASHPSGHVWFDGQDLLNANDKILRSVRGNRISMIFQEPMSSLNPLHTVEQQIGEVLSIHKGMSDKQARERVLQLLNDVGIREPEKRLKSYPHQLSGGQRQRVMIAMALANEPELLIADEPTTALDVTVQAQILELLRELQKTHGMALLFITHDLGIVEKLADKVCVMTNGEIVEKGPTKEIFANPKHSYTQHLLSSEPSGRAHPVADDAPILLTTDELKVWFPIKRGFLRKTVGHIKAVDGISLEIRKGETLGIVGESGSGKTTLGLALLRMISSEGPIVFQGSKLDGLDNKAMRDKRGDMQIVFQDPFGSLSPRMSIEQIVAEGLSIHAPNLSNEERDAKVVNVLKEVGIDPNTRHRYPHEFSGGQRQRISIARAMVLEPSFVMLDEPTSALDMSVQAQVVDLLRDLQARHGLTYLFISHDLKVVRALSNRVLVMRQGKIVEQGDVEQIFDAPETDYTRALMAAALRMETAPEGVVSD, encoded by the coding sequence ATGACTGATCTTCCCTCTTCCAAACCGCTTCTGAGCGTTAAGGATCTCTCGGTTGCCTTCCTGCAGGATGGCGAGCAGAAACTGGCCGTGGATCGCATTTCCTTCGATCTGAAAAAGGGTGAGACCCTCGCGCTGGTTGGCGAGTCCGGCTCCGGCAAGTCCGTCTCTGCGCTGTCGATCCTCAAGCTGTTGCCTTACCCTGCCGCCTCGCACCCGTCGGGCCATGTCTGGTTTGACGGGCAGGATCTGCTCAATGCCAATGACAAGATACTCCGGTCGGTGCGCGGCAACCGGATCTCGATGATCTTTCAGGAGCCGATGTCTTCGCTCAATCCGCTTCACACGGTCGAGCAGCAGATCGGCGAGGTGCTCTCGATCCACAAGGGCATGAGCGACAAGCAGGCCCGCGAACGGGTGTTGCAGCTCCTCAACGACGTTGGCATCCGCGAGCCGGAAAAGCGCCTCAAGAGCTATCCGCACCAGCTCTCCGGTGGTCAGCGCCAGCGCGTGATGATCGCCATGGCGCTTGCCAACGAGCCGGAGCTGCTGATCGCCGACGAGCCGACCACCGCCCTTGACGTGACGGTTCAGGCGCAGATTCTGGAGCTGTTGCGCGAGCTTCAGAAAACCCACGGCATGGCACTGCTCTTCATCACCCATGATCTCGGGATCGTCGAAAAGCTCGCCGACAAAGTTTGCGTCATGACCAATGGCGAGATCGTCGAGAAGGGTCCGACGAAAGAGATTTTCGCCAACCCAAAGCACAGCTATACCCAGCATCTGCTCTCGTCAGAACCAAGCGGCAGGGCCCATCCGGTGGCAGACGATGCCCCCATCCTGTTGACGACCGACGAGTTGAAGGTCTGGTTCCCGATCAAGCGCGGGTTCCTGCGCAAGACCGTCGGACACATCAAGGCGGTGGATGGCATTTCGCTCGAAATCCGCAAAGGGGAAACCCTCGGGATCGTGGGCGAGTCGGGTTCCGGCAAGACTACGCTGGGCCTTGCGCTTCTCAGGATGATCTCGTCCGAGGGACCGATCGTCTTTCAGGGCTCCAAGCTTGACGGCCTCGACAACAAGGCGATGCGGGACAAGCGGGGCGACATGCAGATCGTCTTTCAGGATCCGTTCGGCTCGCTTTCGCCGCGCATGTCCATCGAGCAGATCGTGGCCGAAGGCCTGTCCATCCACGCCCCAAATCTCAGCAATGAGGAGCGGGACGCCAAGGTGGTCAATGTGCTCAAGGAAGTTGGGATCGATCCCAACACCCGCCACCGCTATCCGCATGAATTCTCCGGCGGACAGCGCCAGCGCATTTCCATCGCACGCGCCATGGTACTCGAGCCGAGCTTCGTCATGCTGGACGAGCCGACAAGCGCCCTCGACATGAGCGTTCAGGCGCAGGTGGTGGATCTGTTGCGCGATCTTCAGGCCCGCCATGGCCTTACCTATCTATTCATCAGCCATGACCTCAAGGTGGTGAGGGCTCTGTCCAACCGCGTTCTCGTCATGCGGCAGGGCAAGATCGTCGAGCAGGGAGACGTGGAGCAGATCTTCGATGCCCCCGAGACCGACTATACCCGTGCCCTGATGGCCGCCGCCCTCAGGATGGAAACTGCGCCGGAAGGTGTTGTCTCGGACTAG
- a CDS encoding MarR family transcriptional regulator has protein sequence MTLNVCASQALKLWHDVTHELVREEETDLSARQMTVLLTVYLETPPHTVRGLAAKLGVTKPAITRALDTLGRSGLLTRRRDEKDKRNVVVLRTVKGALYVEKLGYKIVENSRTLLD, from the coding sequence ATGACACTGAATGTATGCGCCAGTCAGGCGCTCAAATTGTGGCACGATGTGACGCACGAACTGGTGCGTGAAGAAGAGACGGACCTGTCCGCTCGTCAGATGACCGTTCTGTTGACGGTCTACCTTGAAACTCCACCTCACACGGTACGCGGCCTTGCTGCCAAGCTGGGCGTCACCAAGCCCGCCATCACCCGCGCCCTTGACACCCTCGGGCGCAGTGGTCTCCTGACCCGTCGTCGCGACGAGAAGGACAAGCGCAACGTCGTCGTGCTGCGCACGGTCAAGGGCGCTCTCTATGTCGAAAAGCTGGGCTACAAGATCGTCGAGAACAGCCGCACGCTTCTCGACTGA
- a CDS encoding leucyl aminopeptidase family protein produces the protein MSDLSKSVPIYLVEASSEVRIPKELPVSATQWVEATGFSANEGEICLVPDMEGDLLAVLFGLGKKPQSARSPFLTGVLPPKLPAGRYHYVTGELFSDDPHGLFLATVAWYLGAYRFDRYKEYAKPMPELDWPEGVDRDEVMLQVKGCTLARDLINIPANDMGPEELEAVTRGLVDTHGAKLEVTKGEDLLAKNFPMIHAVGKGSTRTPRLLDFVWGPDDAPKVTLVGKGVCFDTGGLDIKPGSAMVLMKKDMGGAACVLGLASMIMSAKLPIRLRVLIPAVENSISGDSFRPGDVLPSHKGLTVEIGNTDAEGRLVLADALSLADEEEPEIMIDMATLTGAARVALGPDLPPFYSDDETLVADLSAQGKKQFDPLWNMPLWDPYDADLSSDIADVNHITSGGFAGSITAALFLRRFVAKAKSWAHFDIYGWAPKTQPARPKGGEAQAIRAIYAHLCERYKG, from the coding sequence ATGTCTGACCTTTCGAAATCCGTTCCGATCTATCTTGTTGAAGCAAGCAGCGAAGTGCGCATCCCCAAGGAGTTGCCCGTCTCGGCAACCCAATGGGTCGAAGCGACCGGCTTTTCCGCCAACGAGGGCGAGATCTGTCTTGTCCCTGATATGGAAGGGGATCTGCTGGCCGTCCTGTTCGGCCTTGGCAAGAAGCCTCAATCAGCGCGCTCTCCTTTCCTGACCGGTGTCTTGCCTCCGAAATTGCCTGCCGGACGATATCACTATGTCACCGGAGAACTGTTCTCCGATGATCCGCACGGACTGTTTCTGGCGACCGTGGCCTGGTATCTCGGTGCCTACCGCTTTGATCGTTACAAGGAATATGCCAAGCCGATGCCCGAGCTTGACTGGCCGGAAGGTGTTGACCGCGATGAAGTGATGCTGCAGGTCAAGGGCTGCACGCTGGCCCGTGACCTCATCAATATCCCCGCCAACGATATGGGTCCCGAAGAACTCGAAGCCGTGACACGCGGTCTCGTCGACACCCATGGTGCCAAACTCGAGGTCACCAAAGGCGAAGATCTTCTTGCAAAGAACTTCCCCATGATCCACGCAGTCGGCAAGGGTTCGACCCGCACGCCGCGCCTTCTGGATTTCGTCTGGGGGCCGGATGATGCCCCCAAGGTGACGCTTGTCGGCAAGGGTGTCTGTTTCGACACCGGCGGTCTAGACATCAAGCCCGGTAGCGCCATGGTCCTGATGAAGAAAGACATGGGGGGAGCTGCCTGTGTGCTCGGCCTTGCCTCGATGATCATGAGCGCCAAACTGCCGATCCGCCTCCGCGTATTGATCCCGGCGGTCGAGAATTCCATCTCGGGAGACAGTTTCCGCCCCGGCGATGTGCTCCCGAGCCACAAGGGCCTGACGGTCGAGATCGGCAACACCGACGCCGAAGGGCGACTGGTTCTCGCCGACGCCCTTTCGCTGGCAGACGAGGAAGAGCCGGAGATCATGATCGACATGGCGACCCTGACCGGAGCGGCCCGTGTCGCTCTAGGCCCGGATCTGCCGCCCTTCTATTCCGATGATGAAACGCTGGTGGCCGATCTCAGTGCGCAGGGCAAGAAGCAGTTTGACCCGCTCTGGAACATGCCTCTGTGGGATCCTTATGACGCCGACCTGTCGTCCGACATCGCAGATGTCAACCATATCACCTCGGGTGGATTTGCCGGATCGATCACAGCCGCCTTGTTCCTGCGCCGCTTTGTGGCCAAGGCCAAATCCTGGGCGCATTTCGATATCTACGGCTGGGCTCCGAAAACCCAGCCCGCACGGCCCAAGGGCGGCGAAGCTCAGGCCATCCGGGCGATCTATGCGCATCTGTGTGAGCGTTACAAGGGCTGA
- a CDS encoding glyoxylate/hydroxypyruvate reductase A: MKIALYARGWDMVEWTQRIEAALPGSEVRTADRLGDVNEIDYAFVWKPEPGFLTQFPNLKLICSLGAGVDALLSDATLPADVPLVRVIDPDLTNRMSEWVLLQVLMHHRKALDYLQAQSESRWAFREDPIASEVRVGIMGLGVLGLDAAEKLKMMGYQVSGWSRSPKEIDGLQTYHGSDGLDAMLARTDILVCLLPHTPATEGILNLSLFRKMAQDGVLGGPYVLNAGRGKLQIEDDIATAVTEGTLKGASLDVFEVEPLKKDSPLWSLPGVILTPHNAACSNANSTTNYLARQVMLFAEGKEPESLVDRSVGY, translated from the coding sequence ATGAAAATCGCCCTTTATGCCAGAGGCTGGGACATGGTCGAATGGACCCAGCGCATCGAAGCTGCCCTGCCCGGCTCCGAAGTTCGCACCGCGGATCGTCTCGGTGACGTCAACGAGATCGACTATGCCTTTGTCTGGAAGCCCGAGCCCGGCTTCCTCACCCAATTCCCCAATCTCAAGCTGATCTGCTCGCTTGGAGCCGGGGTCGACGCGCTGCTGTCCGATGCGACCCTCCCCGCCGATGTGCCGCTTGTGCGGGTCATCGACCCGGACCTCACCAACCGGATGAGCGAATGGGTGCTGCTGCAGGTGCTGATGCATCACAGGAAGGCACTCGACTATCTTCAGGCACAGTCTGAATCTCGCTGGGCCTTTCGCGAGGATCCGATTGCCTCCGAGGTGCGCGTTGGCATCATGGGGCTCGGTGTACTGGGGCTTGATGCCGCCGAGAAACTGAAGATGATGGGCTATCAGGTTTCGGGCTGGAGCCGGTCACCCAAGGAGATCGACGGCCTTCAGACCTATCATGGCTCTGACGGGCTCGACGCCATGCTGGCAAGGACCGACATTCTTGTCTGCCTTCTGCCACACACCCCTGCGACCGAGGGCATCCTCAATCTCTCGCTGTTCCGCAAGATGGCGCAGGATGGCGTGCTGGGCGGGCCTTATGTGCTCAATGCCGGGCGCGGCAAACTGCAAATCGAGGACGATATCGCTACAGCGGTCACCGAAGGCACGCTCAAGGGCGCCTCTCTTGATGTGTTCGAGGTGGAGCCACTCAAGAAAGACAGCCCGCTGTGGTCGCTGCCCGGCGTGATCCTCACCCCGCACAATGCGGCCTGCTCGAACGCCAATTCGACGACGAACTATCTGGCCCGACAGGTGATGCTGTTTGCAGAGGGCAAGGAGCCGGAAAGCCTCGTCGACAGATCGGTGGGATATTAG